A portion of the Gasterosteus aculeatus chromosome 12, fGasAcu3.hap1.1, whole genome shotgun sequence genome contains these proteins:
- the tex9 gene encoding testis-expressed protein 9 isoform X6, producing the protein MVEVRPQAKSASAPTKKPSDDFFAKEQQYKLLNAELEAKTADLVRQAEQLMREQSEVLSKPLSNLLPTNIEDEGELRKIKPDQSSTLESGDKVVARKRVTSTPHNTCSGKPRKVPQCKTATPQKSHVADLTAVEDADDGFLANTIRSMEEKMIDSVVVHEDVVDCETNAGDDVASGVSDAQIRVMKAKLRIMQEELDQLSCEFYKKDDENAKLSAKLKELEDERARLQKTTNIQQTQIEKHRALAEESDKKCDGLQLQVSALDKEIENLHRSHKQAASVHGTVEVRLNRALEEVERLKTQLNKMKQMSKMHFEAAKLLSFTEDEFLKALDWGKTLGSN; encoded by the exons ATGGTTGAGGTCAGACCGCAGGCGAAATCTGCCTCCGCTCCCACAAAGAAGCCCTCAGATGACTTTTTTGCTAAGGAACAACAATACAA ACTCTTAAATGCAGAGCTGGAAGCCAAAACAGCAGATCTAGTAAGACAGGCAGAACAACTTATG AGAGAACAGAGTGAAGTTCTGTCTAAACCCTTGTCCAACCTCCTTCCAACAAACAttgaggatgaaggcgagttaAG GAAAATAAAGCCAGATCAGAGCTCTACGCTGGAGTCTGGTGATAAG GTTGTGGCCAGAAAAAGAGTTACATCAACACCCCACAACACGTGTTCAGGAAAACCAAGAAAAGTGCCTCAATGCAAAACAGC AACCCCACAGAAATCTCATGTGGCGGATTTAACAGCTGTGGAAGACGCAGATGACGGTTTCCTGGCAAACACAATACGGAgcatggaggagaagatgatcGATAGCGTGGTGGTTCATGAAGATGTTGTGGACTGTGAGACTAATGCTGGAGATGATGTTGCATCTG gCGTTTCAGATGCTCAAATACGAGTTATGAAAGCAAAACTCCGGATAATGCAAGAAGAACTGGATCAACTCTCATGTGAATTTTACAAGAAG GATGATGAAAATGCTAAACTTAGTGCAAAACTGAAAGAACTTGAGGACGAACGTGCCAGActgcagaaaactacaaacatcCAGCAGACGCAGATTGAAAAGCACCGAGCTTTAGCAGAGGAGTCCGACAAAAAATGTGACGGTCTGCAACTGCAAGTGTCTGCATTAGATAAG GAAATAGAAAATCTGCATAGATCCCACAAACAAGCCGCGTCTGTCCACGGCACTGTGGAGGTTCGTCTGAACCGAGctttggaggaggtggagaggttGAAGACTCAGCTCAACAAGATGAAACAGATGAGCAAG